The Desulfovibrio porci DNA segment AGAGTTCACGGGCGATGGGCAAAATGCTTTCCGGCACCATGAGCAGACGCAGAATGCCGTCGCCGAAAAACCAGCCGCCTACGGCCACCAGCAGGCCCAGGCCCAGGCTGCCCAGCACGGTGGTGCCCACGTAGCGCTGGGCGCGGCGCATCTTGAGCGCGCCCAGCGACTGGCTGACCGCAGCCGTGGCCCCGCTGGACACGGCCATGATCACCACCATCAGAAAAATGGCGCACTGGGTCACCATGCCCAGGGCGGCCTGCACTTCAGCGCTGATCTGCCCGGCGACCCAGACCGTGATGAAGCCCATAAAGAACACAAGGTACATCATGAGCATCTGGGGCCAGGTCAGCCGCCAGACCGCACGCGGAGAGGTGCTCAGGTCAGGCGTGGGCATGCAAACCGCCCATACGCCACATTGCCGCGTATTTCGGGCTACAGCAGGTCGTCAAAGCAGCGGGCCAGATCTTCCAGGGTTTCACGGCGGCGGATCAGGCGGGCCGCGCCGTCGCTCTGGATCAGCACTTCGGCGGGGCGGCGGCGCTGATTGTAATTGGAGGCCATGGTAAAGCCGTAGGCTCCGGCGTCGAGCATGCCCAATACATCCCCTTCGCGCATGACCGGCAGCAGGCGGTTTTTGGCGAGAATATCGCCGCTCTCGCAGATATTGCCCACAATGGTCTGGAGCATGGGCTCGTCTTCCGCCGCGCCGCTTTGGCCACGGTAGATTTCCACATCGTGGAAGGAATCGTACATGGCCGGGCGCACCAGCACGTTGAAGCCCAGATTTGTACCCACATAGCGCTTGTCGCCGTTGTTCTTCACGGCATGCACCCGGCCCAGCAGCACGCCGCATTCGGCGGCCACATAGCGGCCCGGCTCCACCAGGAAGCGCCCCTTGTAGGCGTTTTGGGCGGCCCAGGCGCTGATCATGGCGTGCAGGCGGCGGCCCAGTTCATTCATGTCCAGACGGGCTTCCCCCTCGTACTTGCGGTAGGGAATGCCGAAGCCGCCGCCGAAGTCGATGATTTCCAGCTTGTCCAGCGCCCCGGCCGACAGGGTTTCGGCCAGATCCAGCAGCACCTGGGCCGCGTTGAGATAGCCGTCGGGCTCCATGAACAGTGAACCGATGTGCTGGTTGATGCCGGCCAGGGTCAGCTCGTGCTTGGCCAGCAGAGCGAAGACCTCGCCCATTTTGTCCGGCGTGACGCCGAACTTGGTTTCCTTGCCCGCCGTGACCACCTTGGCGTGGTGACCGGCCCCGATGCCGGGGTTGAAGCGCACCATGACCTTGCCGCCGTGATTGAGGCGGCCCAGGGTGTCCAGTTGGGAAAGGGAATCCACGCTGACCAGCAGGCCGTGGATCAACGCGTTCTGCAGTTCCGT contains these protein-coding regions:
- the lysA gene encoding diaminopimelate decarboxylase — its product is MSDIRSAYTDSLNFYGKHSPRELAETYGTPLYVYNENVLRRRCRDLMALSSQPGFGVNYSVKANANPVLLKIIREEGLVVDAMSPGELFMDDLAGFKPHEILYISNNNSDTELQNALIHGLLVSVDSLSQLDTLGRLNHGGKVMVRFNPGIGAGHHAKVVTAGKETKFGVTPDKMGEVFALLAKHELTLAGINQHIGSLFMEPDGYLNAAQVLLDLAETLSAGALDKLEIIDFGGGFGIPYRKYEGEARLDMNELGRRLHAMISAWAAQNAYKGRFLVEPGRYVAAECGVLLGRVHAVKNNGDKRYVGTNLGFNVLVRPAMYDSFHDVEIYRGQSGAAEDEPMLQTIVGNICESGDILAKNRLLPVMREGDVLGMLDAGAYGFTMASNYNQRRRPAEVLIQSDGAARLIRRRETLEDLARCFDDLL